The following coding sequences lie in one Planktothrix sp. FACHB-1365 genomic window:
- a CDS encoding transglutaminase family protein, which translates to MNLNSPTLGQNTGFKPRTIRPMGVSALYGLIGVENSLFAVDTLRGFLLKIDPKTDNATVVNPDLTLAFRDVTGLAFWDNTLWFTRGREVYYAPQVIAGNSIVNLEPKLFLELPDAVTGIAVWESTLYLACDRLASILVYSRNTRQEITRFHSPGIGVENLTIKNEELWVCDREEQTVYCLERGTGETRFSVLTPFESPTGLTFYTDPETGEEVLYVAYAGDELYIRDNPSSYEQFELARRDRTFIHPLSFYYNESEHYATSNGYLIEMSYVEELEPLDAVYIEDLEWRIALPSNTKRQKVLQVSYIGIPFREEIEEGEKVAVFRFNPLTSTERLIFGWKAVLEVRSIKYQINPRQVENIPRLSPDFPQKYLVDDDHLAMNTAIVQEAAQAAIRHETNFLRQLLSIRNYVYDQLSYSLTSKIENPDVVLKRGIGSCGEYVGVLLALARLNGIACRTIGRYKCPQFADRRGVSLEPEYNHVWLEFYIPGFGWVPMESNPDDIQEGGPYPLRFFMGLAWYHIEIGKGIRFQRLTNQGVDVDREKVSVGTLAINHVRFTILDELPAV; encoded by the coding sequence ATGAATCTTAACTCACCAACTTTGGGGCAAAATACGGGTTTTAAACCCCGGACAATTCGACCGATGGGGGTTTCTGCTTTATATGGGTTAATTGGGGTAGAAAATTCCTTATTTGCCGTTGATACCTTACGGGGATTTTTACTTAAAATTGACCCCAAAACCGATAATGCAACGGTGGTTAATCCTGATTTAACTTTAGCATTTAGAGATGTTACAGGTTTAGCTTTTTGGGATAATACGTTGTGGTTTACTCGCGGTCGAGAAGTTTATTATGCTCCCCAGGTGATTGCAGGGAATTCTATTGTTAATCTTGAGCCTAAATTGTTTTTGGAATTACCTGATGCTGTCACCGGAATTGCGGTTTGGGAATCTACCCTTTATTTAGCTTGTGATCGACTGGCTTCTATTTTAGTTTATAGTCGCAATACCCGACAGGAAATTACCCGCTTCCATTCCCCAGGAATTGGGGTGGAAAATCTCACGATTAAAAATGAGGAATTATGGGTTTGTGATCGAGAAGAACAAACGGTTTATTGTTTAGAACGGGGAACGGGAGAAACGCGATTTAGTGTATTAACGCCCTTTGAATCTCCCACGGGATTAACCTTTTATACTGATCCTGAAACGGGTGAGGAAGTTCTTTATGTTGCCTATGCTGGGGATGAGCTTTATATTCGAGATAATCCCAGTTCCTATGAACAATTTGAATTAGCAAGACGCGATCGCACGTTTATTCATCCCTTATCTTTCTATTATAATGAATCTGAGCATTATGCCACATCTAATGGCTATTTGATCGAGATGTCTTATGTAGAAGAGTTAGAACCGTTAGATGCGGTTTACATTGAAGATTTGGAATGGCGAATTGCCTTACCGTCTAATACGAAACGGCAAAAAGTTTTACAGGTATCTTATATAGGGATTCCCTTTAGGGAAGAAATTGAAGAGGGGGAAAAAGTCGCGGTTTTCCGATTTAATCCGTTAACTTCAACAGAACGTTTAATTTTTGGTTGGAAAGCTGTGTTGGAAGTTAGAAGTATTAAATATCAAATTAATCCTCGTCAGGTGGAAAATATTCCTCGTTTGTCACCGGATTTCCCCCAAAAATATTTAGTCGATGATGATCATTTAGCGATGAATACGGCTATTGTTCAAGAAGCAGCACAAGCTGCGATTCGCCATGAAACAAATTTTTTACGGCAACTTTTAAGTATTCGCAATTATGTTTATGATCAGTTATCCTATAGTCTGACTTCTAAGATTGAAAATCCTGATGTGGTTTTGAAGCGAGGGATTGGTTCTTGTGGGGAATATGTGGGGGTTTTATTAGCTTTAGCCCGATTAAATGGCATTGCTTGTCGCACCATTGGACGGTATAAATGTCCGCAATTTGCTGACCGTCGAGGGGTTTCTTTAGAACCTGAATATAATCATGTTTGGTTGGAATTTTATATTCCGGGTTTCGGTTGGGTTCCCATGGAATCAAACCCGGATGATATTCAAGAAGGAGGGCCCTATCCGTTGCGGTTTTTTATGGGATTAGCTTGGTATCATATTGAAATTGGCAAAGGAATCCGCTTTCAACGATTAACAAATCAAGGGGTTGATGTTGACCGAGAAAAAGTCTCTGTGGGAACCTTAGCCATTAATCATGTTCGGTTTACCATTTTAGATGAGTTACCTGCGGTTTAA
- a CDS encoding aspartyl protease: protein MTSTIKEPMGKITTTLTITNRLDQGKAEDNLIPADRVRSITIKDVLVDTGATTLCLPQDAIAQLGLKLLKTVPVATTTGIGTARIFEDAKISLMGRDATFECIELPAGADPLLGVIPLEALGIELDLQKQTLVLLPLSPTASYLRI from the coding sequence ATGACATCAACTATCAAAGAACCAATGGGAAAAATTACCACAACGTTGACAATCACAAATCGGCTAGACCAAGGTAAGGCGGAAGATAATCTAATTCCTGCTGATCGAGTCCGTTCTATTACAATAAAAGATGTGCTGGTAGATACGGGAGCAACTACTTTATGCTTGCCGCAGGATGCGATCGCTCAACTCGGTTTAAAACTTCTGAAAACAGTACCTGTAGCAACGACAACTGGTATCGGTACGGCACGCATTTTTGAAGATGCAAAAATTTCATTAATGGGAAGAGACGCAACTTTTGAGTGCATAGAATTGCCCGCAGGAGCAGATCCGTTATTGGGCGTTATCCCCTTAGAAGCTTTGGGTATTGAATTAGATTTGCAGAAACAAACTCTCGTGCTTTTGCCACTGAGTCCTACAGCCAGTTATTTAAGAATTTGA
- a CDS encoding ShlB/FhaC/HecB family hemolysin secretion/activation protein, with protein sequence MGRSENLIHFRQCGVILTSTLLLVLSLFSRQGLSQNSSVLTSVSEETPDSLTTDNQIISVKSTAFLRPSTLTFSELAYVPPLPPLKPLNWGEVSTQSDHSRSFATTGELCDRQNCPTLAQGGSINIPPQVPQPDPNKDRFLPRPPIPPKPEPPNNPELQPTPTPSPTPNPPTDETPIPVQKINVTGSTILTSEEIQTLVTPLENRSVTLTELRELADKITAIYLERGYITSRAIVPEQTINNGIVEIQVIEGTLENIEVEGIKRLHPSYITSRIRLGAEKPLSTAALEDQLRLLRINPLFESVEASLRAGTQEGQSILIVRVVEAPPFGVSLNIDNYSPPSIGSERMGISVRHLNLTGRGDFLGLSYNTTRLIADGESDIIDALYSIPINPMNGTIQLRVQPYQNRIIQDPFDALNIEGKSQRYEISYRQPIIRNPITEFALSFGFAYQDSQTLLDNNGEPFASGPDSNGYTRTSVLKFGQDYVIRDTEGAWALRSQFNLGLDILGATDVSTPNASFLSWLGQVQRVQRLGEDNLLIAQGDIQLSADPLFPSQQFVIGGALSLRGYRQNVRAGDNGFRISLEDRITLDRNQDSEPVFQLAPFIDFGGVWNNDRNPNRIIGKTFLAGAGLGVIWEPVSGLNLRLDYGLPLIGINDRGNNIQDDGIYFSVIYTP encoded by the coding sequence ATGGGTAGGAGTGAAAATCTGATTCATTTTCGTCAGTGTGGAGTGATTTTAACCAGTACCCTATTGCTGGTTTTATCCCTATTTTCTCGTCAAGGTCTTTCTCAAAATTCTTCAGTGTTAACCTCGGTTTCAGAGGAAACCCCAGATTCTCTAACAACCGATAACCAGATCATATCGGTTAAATCAACTGCATTCCTTCGCCCTTCAACCCTGACTTTCTCTGAACTCGCTTATGTCCCTCCACTTCCTCCGTTAAAACCCTTAAATTGGGGAGAAGTCTCAACACAAAGTGATCATTCTCGTTCCTTTGCTACGACTGGGGAGTTGTGCGATCGCCAAAATTGTCCGACTTTGGCCCAAGGCGGATCAATTAATATTCCGCCCCAAGTTCCCCAACCCGATCCCAACAAAGATCGATTTTTACCACGACCTCCCATTCCGCCTAAACCGGAACCCCCCAATAACCCAGAGTTACAACCCACTCCCACTCCTAGCCCAACGCCGAACCCACCCACAGATGAAACCCCCATTCCCGTTCAAAAAATTAACGTTACAGGGAGCACAATTCTCACTTCAGAGGAAATTCAAACCTTAGTTACCCCCCTAGAAAATCGTTCTGTGACTCTGACGGAACTGCGGGAACTCGCCGATAAAATTACAGCGATTTATTTAGAACGAGGTTACATTACCTCTAGGGCTATTGTTCCTGAACAAACCATTAACAATGGCATTGTTGAGATTCAGGTGATTGAAGGAACCTTAGAAAATATTGAAGTTGAAGGAATCAAACGCCTCCATCCCTCTTATATCACCAGTCGCATTCGTTTAGGTGCGGAAAAACCCCTCAGTACCGCCGCCTTAGAAGATCAATTGCGACTGTTACGGATTAATCCCTTATTTGAAAGCGTAGAAGCCAGTTTAAGGGCGGGAACCCAAGAAGGCCAAAGTATTCTAATTGTTCGAGTTGTGGAAGCACCGCCTTTCGGGGTGAGTCTGAATATTGATAACTATTCCCCCCCCAGCATTGGTTCTGAGCGTATGGGAATTAGTGTGCGTCATCTTAACCTAACAGGTCGGGGAGACTTTCTGGGACTATCCTACAATACGACTCGCTTAATTGCGGATGGTGAATCAGATATTATCGACGCTTTGTATAGTATTCCCATCAACCCCATGAACGGAACGATACAATTGCGAGTCCAACCTTACCAAAACCGCATTATTCAAGATCCGTTTGATGCGTTGAATATTGAAGGAAAATCTCAACGTTATGAAATTAGTTATCGTCAGCCGATTATTCGTAACCCTATCACCGAATTTGCGTTATCCTTTGGTTTTGCCTATCAAGATAGTCAAACCCTTTTAGATAATAACGGAGAACCTTTTGCATCCGGGCCAGATAGTAACGGGTATACGCGCACCAGTGTTTTGAAGTTTGGACAAGATTATGTAATTCGAGATACGGAAGGGGCTTGGGCTTTGCGATCGCAATTTAACCTGGGTTTAGATATTCTCGGCGCTACGGATGTGAGTACACCCAATGCTTCCTTTTTGAGTTGGTTAGGTCAAGTCCAACGAGTACAACGACTAGGGGAAGATAATCTATTAATTGCTCAAGGAGATATTCAACTATCGGCTGATCCGTTATTTCCTTCCCAACAATTTGTGATTGGAGGAGCTTTATCTTTAAGAGGATATCGTCAAAATGTCCGGGCTGGGGATAATGGCTTTCGGATTTCCCTCGAAGATCGAATTACCCTGGATCGAAATCAAGACTCTGAACCTGTGTTTCAACTGGCGCCCTTTATTGATTTTGGTGGGGTTTGGAACAATGACAGAAATCCCAACCGCATTATTGGTAAAACCTTTTTAGCAGGTGCAGGATTAGGTGTAATTTGGGAACCCGTTTCAGGGTTAAATCTCCGCCTTGATTATGGTCTTCCCCTCATTGGTATCAATGATCGAGGCAATAATATTCAAGATGATGGAATTTATTTTAGTGTTATTTATACCCCTTAA
- the bchL gene encoding ferredoxin:protochlorophyllide reductase (ATP-dependent) iron-sulfur ATP-binding protein: MKLAVYGKGGIGKSTTSCNISAALAKRGKKVLQIGCDPKHDSTFTLTGFLIPTIIDTLQEKDFHYEDIWPEDVIYKGYGGVDCVEAGGPPAGAGCGGYVVGETVKLLKELNAFDEYDVILFDVLGDVVCGGFAAPLNYADYCVIVTDNGFDALFAANRIAASVREKSRTHPLRLAGLIGNRTSKRDLIEKYIESVPMPVLEVLPLIEDIRVSRVKGKTLFEMAESDPSLNYVCDYYLNIADQLLSQPEGVVPQDAPDRDLFTLLSDFYLNPTQPLVQSQEDELDLMMV, translated from the coding sequence GTGAAATTAGCAGTCTACGGTAAAGGCGGAATTGGTAAATCAACCACAAGCTGTAATATCTCAGCCGCTTTAGCCAAACGAGGTAAAAAAGTCCTGCAAATTGGCTGCGATCCCAAACACGACAGCACCTTTACCCTCACAGGATTTTTAATCCCCACGATTATTGATACCTTGCAAGAAAAAGACTTTCATTACGAAGATATTTGGCCAGAAGACGTGATTTATAAAGGCTATGGGGGTGTCGATTGCGTAGAAGCAGGTGGCCCTCCAGCAGGTGCAGGATGTGGCGGTTACGTTGTGGGAGAAACCGTCAAACTCCTCAAAGAACTCAACGCCTTTGACGAATACGATGTAATTCTGTTTGACGTCTTAGGGGACGTGGTTTGTGGTGGGTTTGCTGCCCCTCTCAACTATGCCGACTATTGCGTCATTGTCACCGATAATGGCTTTGATGCCCTATTTGCTGCCAACCGCATCGCTGCCTCAGTCCGCGAAAAATCCCGTACCCACCCTTTACGATTAGCAGGATTAATCGGAAATCGCACCTCCAAACGGGATTTGATTGAAAAATATATTGAATCCGTTCCCATGCCTGTTTTAGAGGTATTACCCTTAATCGAGGACATTCGGGTGTCCCGCGTTAAAGGAAAAACCTTATTTGAGATGGCCGAAAGTGATCCATCCCTCAACTACGTTTGTGATTATTATCTGAATATTGCCGATCAACTGCTGTCACAACCCGAAGGAGTAGTTCCTCAAGACGCGCCAGATCGGGATTTATTCACCTTGTTATCAGATTTTTATCTAAATCCGACTCAACCCCTTGTTCAAAGTCAGGAAGATGAGCTAGACCTGATGATGGTTTAA
- a CDS encoding type II toxin-antitoxin system HicA family toxin, which produces MTLSTGEPKGSHARWQHPDGRATTIPIHGNTEIGGWLLSQILKQMGISEAEFNQLRK; this is translated from the coding sequence ATCACCCTAAGTACAGGAGAGCCCAAAGGAAGTCATGCTCGTTGGCAACATCCAGATGGACGAGCAACAACAATCCCAATTCATGGGAATACTGAAATAGGTGGTTGGCTATTGTCCCAAATTTTGAAGCAAATGGGAATTAGTGAAGCAGAATTTAATCAATTGAGAAAATAG
- a CDS encoding DUF5331 domain-containing protein, translating to MAFFKDFTTALKDKWLQYYQANREWLVLQMDLNSIPTPDGGRRPASSLILGTINALDPEAAQLMLPFSKLNPDPEKLIDVLGLNFDPDIALDIRPTPGESPTVVVPTPTPVPPAPPETLNLEEEVTLVEQPNIAGAAVAVASAAAVVGGAAVIADTLDDSDELELDTEEEITIDEMGLDDSGMDDDFGMDDLDAEAMEDTDVDGDLDLDIDTETASVAEEDFDLGLEDESEAVGADDLDMGLDSDEMGADDLDMGLDSDEMGADDLDMGLDSDEMGADDLDMGLDSDEMGADDLDMGLDSDEMGADDLDMGLDSDEMTSDDFDLSLDSQTESAELDIDTESDVWDDNVNTELGEDTETSDDIDFGLESSDDLGSDGMDDLSLESEVLAADDLDGEISLEADDLGSDDLGGLELEDTDSSLDDDLGDLGLEDNSSDGLDLDTGDNLDDLGLGDDDFSSDDLGDFNLDDMGDLTTGDMDDIDIDGLTGSSDDDEISLSDFK from the coding sequence ATGGCTTTCTTCAAAGACTTTACCACCGCGCTTAAAGATAAGTGGTTGCAATATTACCAAGCCAATCGAGAGTGGCTGGTACTGCAAATGGATTTGAATTCAATACCGACCCCCGATGGGGGTCGAAGACCCGCCTCCTCCCTCATTTTGGGAACGATCAACGCGCTTGACCCAGAGGCAGCCCAACTCATGTTGCCCTTTTCTAAACTCAATCCAGATCCTGAAAAACTGATTGATGTTTTAGGGCTGAATTTTGATCCCGATATAGCGTTGGACATTAGGCCTACCCCAGGAGAATCTCCAACGGTAGTTGTTCCAACGCCAACTCCGGTTCCTCCGGCCCCTCCAGAGACACTGAATTTAGAGGAGGAAGTGACTCTGGTAGAACAACCCAATATAGCGGGTGCTGCCGTGGCCGTTGCCAGTGCTGCCGCTGTTGTTGGAGGGGCTGCGGTGATTGCCGATACCCTGGATGACTCCGATGAACTCGAGCTTGATACCGAAGAAGAAATCACCATCGATGAGATGGGCCTGGATGATTCCGGCATGGATGATGATTTCGGAATGGATGATCTGGATGCAGAGGCAATGGAGGACACTGATGTCGATGGGGATCTGGATTTAGATATCGACACAGAGACGGCTAGCGTAGCCGAGGAAGACTTTGATCTAGGGTTGGAGGATGAATCAGAAGCCGTCGGTGCTGATGACCTAGACATGGGCTTAGATTCCGATGAGATGGGTGCTGATGACCTGGACATGGGTTTAGACTCCGATGAGATGGGTGCTGATGACCTAGACATGGGCTTAGATTCCGATGAGATGGGTGCTGATGACCTAGACATGGGTTTAGATTCCGATGAGATGGGTGCTGATGACCTAGACATGGGTTTAGATTCCGATGAGATGGGTGCTGATGACCTGGACATGGGTTTAGACTCCGATGAGATGACATCCGATGATTTCGATTTGAGCTTAGATTCGCAAACGGAATCGGCTGAATTAGACATTGATACCGAATCTGATGTCTGGGACGACAACGTTAATACGGAACTGGGTGAAGACACGGAGACAAGCGATGATATCGATTTTGGTTTGGAATCCTCCGATGATCTGGGTTCAGATGGAATGGACGATCTCAGCTTAGAGTCGGAAGTTTTAGCCGCAGATGACTTGGATGGAGAAATCAGCCTAGAAGCTGACGACCTTGGTTCTGATGATTTAGGAGGGTTGGAATTAGAAGATACAGATTCAAGTCTGGATGATGATTTGGGTGATTTAGGATTGGAAGATAACTCTTCCGATGGCCTGGATCTCGATACCGGAGATAATTTAGACGATTTAGGATTAGGGGATGATGATTTTTCATCCGATGATTTAGGGGATTTTAATCTCGACGATATGGGTGATTTAACAACTGGAGATATGGACGATATTGATATCGACGGATTAACCGGTTCTTCAGATGATGACGAAATTTCCCTGTCGGATTTTAAATAA
- a CDS encoding DUF928 domain-containing protein — translation MARPMFFLHRATLGLTLLLQIILGNSLIVPIAHSASLPPIEGDGQQGITRRQGDRAQNSEPSSPTGNSPFTNWNAFTPPQRGVPGRREGGGTRGGDCPSPVTALIPESTMGRTASKQPAFFLYIPGTLDQKVTEFEITDETDKTLYKTTFSLNIDRPGIVGIQWSPNSKFITLEDNKNYRWYLTIKCDVSDSSKDILVSGWINSATLTNEQKRQLEETQDPLEKLKIYVQQGLWYETMATLATLRLEQSRDVVIKNQWNQLLQSIGFDPALKETQNEKNKAQTILDAPILKIQIN, via the coding sequence ATGGCTAGGCCAATGTTTTTCCTCCACCGTGCAACACTTGGACTAACGTTACTGTTGCAAATCATTTTGGGCAATAGTTTAATTGTACCCATCGCCCATTCAGCATCTTTACCTCCTATTGAGGGAGATGGACAGCAGGGAATCACTCGCCGACAGGGGGACAGGGCTCAGAACTCTGAACCCTCCTCGCCCACGGGTAATTCACCCTTTACGAATTGGAATGCCTTTACCCCACCCCAACGGGGTGTACCGGGGCGTCGGGAAGGGGGTGGAACTCGGGGTGGAGATTGTCCCAGTCCAGTGACTGCCTTAATTCCAGAGTCTACAATGGGGCGCACCGCGTCGAAGCAACCTGCCTTTTTTCTTTATATTCCAGGGACACTCGATCAAAAGGTAACTGAATTTGAAATTACTGATGAAACCGATAAAACCCTCTATAAAACCACCTTTTCCCTCAATATTGATCGCCCTGGAATTGTGGGAATTCAATGGTCTCCTAACTCTAAATTTATTACTTTAGAAGACAATAAAAATTATCGCTGGTATCTGACTATTAAATGTGATGTCAGTGATTCTTCAAAAGATATTCTTGTAAGTGGATGGATTAATTCAGCCACTTTAACGAATGAGCAAAAACGTCAATTAGAAGAAACTCAAGATCCCTTAGAAAAGCTTAAAATCTATGTTCAACAGGGGCTTTGGTATGAAACAATGGCAACTTTAGCTACCTTACGATTGGAACAATCCAGAGATGTAGTGATTAAAAATCAATGGAATCAACTCTTACAATCTATTGGTTTTGATCCGGCTTTAAAAGAAACTCAAAATGAAAAAAATAAAGCTCAGACAATTCTTGATGCGCCTATTTTAAAAATTCAAATCAATTAA